The Deinococcus radiopugnans ATCC 19172 DNA segment AAGTGGGCGTCAAGGTCAACTTCACCCCCATCGACTTCAACACCCTGGTGGGTCAGCTGACCGCCAAGGGCGAGAACCGTCCCTTCGACGCGATCCTGCTGGGTCTGTCGGGCGGCACCAACATTTGGCCCTTCGGCGTGAACGTGGTGCCCTGCGGGACCAACCTGCACAGCTACAACAACCCGACCGACGGCAAGTGCCTGACCAGTCAGGAACAGCTGATGACCAAGGAGTACTACCAGGGCGACGCCGAGCTGAACACCGCCAAGCGTCTGGCCATCGGCGCACAGCTGATGAAGAATGAGGGCGAGCTGCAGCCTGTGATCTACCTGGTGGGCACCAACTACCACGTGACCTACAACACCCGCGTGGGCGGTCAGTACCCGGATAACCTGATGGACGCCTACTACGGTTCGCGTGACATCGGCCTGACCTTCATCAAGTAATCCAGCCACGTTCGTTTCAGGGGGTGGTCTGCTATGGGCGGACTACCCCCCTTCCATTGAAAAAACCATCCAGAGCCAACGGAGAGAGGCATGATCCCATTTTTAGTCCGGCGCTTTTTTCAGGCCATCCCCACGCTGCTGCTGGCCAGCGTGTTGATCTTTTTCGTGATCTCGCTGGCCCCCGGTGACTTCCTGACGCCCGCCAAGCTCAATCCTGGTATCAGCGAAGAGCAGCTCAGAAATCTGAGCGTCGGCTTTGGGCTGGACAAACCAGCCTATATTCAGTACTTCTACTGGATGTGGAACATGCTGCACGGCGACTTCGGCACGTCTTTCCAGTACACCCAGCCGGTCCTGCCTGTGATCTGGCCCCGCATCGTTAACTCGGTCTATCTGGTTCTTCTGAATCTGGTGTTCTTCTACGCCATCGCCATTCCTGTCGGCGTGTACGGCGCGGTGCGCCAGAACAGCTTTGGTGACAAGGCCATCAACGTGGTGCTGTACTTCTTGCTAGGTTTTCCTAGCTTTTTCTTGTTTCTGATCGTAATTTACTTCATCCTTCAGATTCGCAATGCGACGGGCTGGGACATTCCATTGGGAGGGATGACCAGCAACGGCTATGAGCAACTTTCTGCGATTGGCCAGTTTTGGGATGTCCTGCGGCATCTGCTCATCCCGGCAATCGTCCTGGCGGTCACCGACGCGGCGGGTCTGACCCGTGTCATTCGGGGCCTGATGCTGGAAGTGATGCGCTCTGATTACATCCGCACGGCGCGGGCCAAAGGCGTCAGCGAGCGCACCGCCATCTGGAAACACACCTTCCGCAACGCCATCCTGCCGATTGTCGCGGGGATCGGCGGCCTGTTGCCCGGCGCCATCAGCGGCGCAGGCTTTGTAGAAGTGGTGTACAACTATCCTGGGATCACCCCCATGCTGCTCACGGCCATTCAAGCCTCAGACCTGTACCTGATCGCAGGCTTTACGGTCATTTCCACCATCTTGCTGATCATCGGCAACGCCCTCTCAGACATTCTCCTGGCTGTGGTTGACCCACGCATCAAGGTCGGGTGAGGTGAAATGACTACTGCTGCGCCTCAACAAAACGCAAAGCCCCGCCCGCAGGGGCAGTCCCAGTTCTCCGTCGCCTGGGGGCAGTTTCGCAAGAATCGT contains these protein-coding regions:
- a CDS encoding ABC transporter permease; protein product: MIPFLVRRFFQAIPTLLLASVLIFFVISLAPGDFLTPAKLNPGISEEQLRNLSVGFGLDKPAYIQYFYWMWNMLHGDFGTSFQYTQPVLPVIWPRIVNSVYLVLLNLVFFYAIAIPVGVYGAVRQNSFGDKAINVVLYFLLGFPSFFLFLIVIYFILQIRNATGWDIPLGGMTSNGYEQLSAIGQFWDVLRHLLIPAIVLAVTDAAGLTRVIRGLMLEVMRSDYIRTARAKGVSERTAIWKHTFRNAILPIVAGIGGLLPGAISGAGFVEVVYNYPGITPMLLTAIQASDLYLIAGFTVISTILLIIGNALSDILLAVVDPRIKVG